The DNA sequence CGGCGACCTTTGCGGGTATCGGCGTACAAAGTGAACTGCGAGACTACAATCGCACCCCCGCCGATATCCAGCAGTGAGCGGTTCATTTTGCCATCTTGATCCTCGAAGATGCGCAGCTGGGCGATCTTCCCGGCTAGGAAGCGAGCCTGTTCTTCCCCATCCTGAGGACCAATTCCAACCAGGATCACCAATCCTGGTCCGATCTCGGCCAGGACCCCTTCTTTCACTGACACGCGTCCATGTTTGACGCGCTGCAGTACGACGCGCATGACGGTTAAATAATTAGAAAGGGATCAAGATAACAAATTTACTAAGATCCCTTTCTCTGAATAGCGACTTAGTTAATTACTTTACGCACCAGACCAGCCACCTCTCCGGGTTCGGCATGGCGGTTTGTTTGTAACTTGGAGTAGACCAGATCCCCGTTGACGCTTACCTCAAAGCGACCCCCATCGGAAGGTACTAACGAAAACGAATCGATTTTGAATTCAAATTCCTTCAAAAGTTCTGCCGCCAAACTGACGGCTCGATCGGTATAGTGTCAAGCTGCACA is a window from the Candidatus Obscuribacterales bacterium genome containing:
- the dtd gene encoding D-aminoacyl-tRNA deacylase, which produces MRVVLQRVKHGRVSVKEGVLAEIGPGLVILVGIGPQDGEEQARFLAGKIAQLRIFEDQDGKMNRSLLDIGGGAIVVSQFTLYADTRKGRRPSFTDAAPPQIAQPLIERFASFLIEMGIPTQTGEFGAHMLVEIANDGPVTIILER